In a genomic window of Cuculus canorus isolate bCucCan1 chromosome Z, bCucCan1.pri, whole genome shotgun sequence:
- the TMEM267 gene encoding transmembrane protein 267: MASETEKAHALLQTFSTASVISSLGLGIFCFVADRLLQFSFVQQNDWLRALSDNAVHGILGMWSWAIVIGLRKKSDFTEVTLAGFLASVIDVDHFFLAGSLSLKAALTLPQRPLLHCSTVIPVVALTLKFIMHLFRLKDSWCFLPWMLFISWTSHHVRDGIRHGLWICPFGKTPPLPYWLYVAITASLPHLCSFIMYLTGTRELMSIKHGVRIDV; encoded by the exons ATTTCTAGTCTAGGTTTGGGAATATTCTGCTTTGTAGCAGACAGacttctgcagttttcctttgttcagCAAAATGACTGGCTCCGAGCCCTCTCTGATAATGCAGTGCATGGCATACTAGGGATGTGGTCCTGGGCAATAGTGATTGgactcagaaagaaaagtgacttCACTGAGGTCACTCTGGCTGGCTTCCTTGCTTCTGTCATTGATGTGGACCACTTCTTCCTTGCTGGCTCCCTGTCATTAAAG gctgctCTGACTCTTCCACAGAGACCACTTCTTCATTGTTCTACTGTGATTCCTGTTGTGGCTTTGACATTAAAGTTTATTATGCACCTTTTCAGGCTTAAGGATTCATGGTGCTTTCTTCCCTGGATGTTGTTCATATCCTGGACTTCTCATCACGTCCGTGACGGGATTCGTCATGGCCTCTGGATCTGCCCATTTGGAAAAACTCCTCCTTTGCCATATTGGCTGTATGTGGCAATTACAGCATCTTTACCTCATTTATGTTCATTTATTATGTATTTGACAGGCACTAGAGAATTAATGTCTATAAAGCATGGAGTCCGCATTGATGTGTAA